In the Colletotrichum lupini chromosome 1, complete sequence genome, one interval contains:
- a CDS encoding major facilitator superfamily transporter — translation MSEKQIVEQSSASASASEPESKKDNDTINLEATDEEIEQTKNRILREQADLRQQDAPIIPILSFFKNKNGYDPSAIATQPSVYDHPSTAKFFQPHPKYENLHRFDPTFRWSWGEELPLITKMDWRVTLWACLTFFALDLPRGNLSQANSASFLENLGMNTNDYNLGNTVFQISFLCAELPSQMVSKKLGPDRWIPFIMCSWSLVSGCQFWLSGRTSFLVCRALLGVLQGGFIPDVVLYLTYFFKSTELPFRLAMFWTVRRITDIVAPLLALGVLRMDGINGYEGWRWLFLIEGIITLSISVWSWFAMAASPTQTKAWWRPNGWFNEQEEKILVNRILRDDPSKCDMHNRQAITPKLLLKSLADWELWPIYIFGLLWEIPAGPPDQYLTLTLRNLGFNTNDTNLLSIPPQFLGAIFMLIMTYLSEIWDTRALFGAFTQLWYLPNLIAMAVLPADASPWAQYAVVTVLLSYPSPHAMHVSWASRNSHSVRTRAVSAALYKSTHPLLATPPF, via the exons ATGTCCGAGAAGCAAATCGTCGAGCAAtcctcggcctcggcctcggcctcAGAGCCCGAGAGCAAGAAAGACAACGACACGATCAATCTGGAGGCGACAGACGAGGAGATCGAGCAAACGAAGAATCGCATCCTCCGCGAGCAAGCAGACCTTCGCCAGCAGGATGCTCCCATCATCCCCATTCTGTCCTTCTTCAAGAACAAGAATGGGTATGATCCCAGTGCGATAGCGACACAGCCATCTGTCTACGACCACCCTTCTACTGCGAAGTTCTTCCAGCCACATCCAAAGTATGAGAATCTGCATCGTTTTGATCCGACATTCCGATGGAGCTGGGGCGAGGAGCTGCCCCTGATAACAAAAATGGATTGGCGCGTCACACTATGGGCGTGTCTCA CCTTCTTCGCTCTCGACCTGCCTCGAGGTAATCTAAGTCAAGCAAACTCGGCCTCTTTCCTCGAGAACCTTGGCATGAACACCAACGACTACAACCTCGGTAACACAGTCTTCCAAATATCTTTCCTCTGCGCAGAGTTGCCGTCCCAGATGGTCAGCAAGAAGCTCGGCCCGGACCGCTGGATTCCCTTCATCATGTGTTCCTGGAGTCTGGTGTCGGGATGTCAATTCTGGCTTAGTGGTCGAACCTCCTTCCTTGTGTGTCGTGCACTTCTGGGCGTCCTTCAGGGCGGGTTTATTCCCGACGTGGTCTTGTACTTGACGTACTTCTTCAAGTCGACCGAGCTCCCCTTTCGACTTGCCATGTTCTGGACAGTTCGCCGAATCACGGATATCGTCGCACCCCTATTAGCGCTTGGTGTCCTTCGCATGGATGGGATCAACGGCTACGAGGGCTGGAGATGGCTCTTCCTGATTGAAGGGATCATTACACTGTCAATAAGTGTCTGGTCCTGGTTCGCAATGGCGGCTTCACCAACGCAAACAAAGGCTTGGTGGCGACCCAACGGATGGTTCAACGAACAGGAAGAGAAGATCTTGGTCAATCGAATCCTTCGCGACGACCCCTCGAAATGCGATATGCACAATCGGCAGGCAATCACCCCCAAGCTGCTTCTCAAATCTCTTGCTGACTGGGAGCTTTGGCCCATCTACATCTTTGGGCTTCTCTGGGAAATTCCAGCCGGCCCTCCCGACCAATATCTCACACTGACTCTCCGCAACCTTGGATTCAACACGAACGATACTAATTTGCTGAGTATCCCGCCTCAGTTCTTAGGAGCTATTTTCATGTTGATCATGACATATCTGTCCGAGATATGGGACACGAGAGCATTGTTTGGTGCCTTCACGCAGCTGTGGTACCTTCCGAATCTCATAGCTATGGCCGTCCTCCCGGCAGATGCTAGTCCCTGGGCCCAGTACGCTGTTGTCACTGTTCTCCTGTCCTATCCATCGC CCCATGCCATGCACGTCTCTTGGGCGTCTCGAAATTCTCACTCTGTTCGTACCAGAGCCGTCTCCGCGGCTTTgtataagtcgacccacccccttttagccaccccccccttttag
- a CDS encoding major facilitator superfamily transporter: MMVQLARVIYSNIYREDDRPEYRRGNRVLIGICCMNICVYLIAKALYMWCNNKREKEWNAMTEEERIHYLETTKDEGSNRKDIRFKH, from the exons ATGATGGTTCAGCTTGCTCGCGTCATCTACTCGAATATTTACCGGGAAGACGATAGACCAGAAT ACCGACGTGGCAACCGGGTTTTGATCGGAATATGCTGCATGAACATCTGCGTTTATCTAATCGCTAAGGCATTGTATATGTGGTGTAACaataaaagagaaaaagAATGGAATGCAATGACGGAAGAG GAGAGGATTCACTACCTCGAGACGACGAAAGATGAGGGCAGTAACCGTAAGGATATTCGCTTCAAGCACTAG
- a CDS encoding class II Aldolase and Adducin domain-containing protein — MIRQVGVDPAMEGHSEASSFTTTMSTTAPSQTITKSSETLATPPVAEKPVEKSGVTALSTGGYEFPGIPKIADPYKKRHWQLEHMAGAFRVFARKGFTEGTSGHISVRDPVDPNTFWINPLGKHFGMLKASDMVQVDEDGQVIGGNRAAVNAAGFMIHSAIYKARPDIHAACHTHSPAGKAWSTFGKPLDIISQDTCNFWGMQAVYRSFGGVVLEADESQKIAESLGEKGRVIVLQNHGLLTTGDTVDEAAYLFTLMEKSCEVQIMVESTGLPKNIIGEKEAEFTAKVNADPETLYTEFQPDFEYEIWKSRGELCKGE; from the exons ATGATAAGGCAGGTAGGAGTAGATCCCGCGATGGAAGGCCACAGCGAAGCTAGCA GCTTCACCACGACCATGTCGACAACTGCACCTAGCCAAACTATCACAAAATCATCAGAAACCCTAGCAACACCGCCAGTGGCCGAAAAGCCTGTGGAAAAATCGGGAGTGACGGCCCTATCGACAGGCGGCTACGAGTTTCCTGGCATCCCGAAAATCGCAGACCCGTACAAGAAGAGACACTGGCAGCTTGAGCACATGGCTGGCGCTTTCAGAGTATTTGCGCGTAAAGGGTTTACCGAAGGAACTAGTGGGCATATCAGCGTTCGCGACCCGGTAGACCCGAATACTTTCTGGATCAACCC GCTTGGGAAACACTTTGGTATGCTCAAAGCTAGTGACATGGTTCAGGTTGACGAAGACGGCCAAGTCATCGGCGGCAACAGGGCAGCTGTCAACGCAGCAGGCTTCATGATCCACAGCGCCATTTACAAAGCTCGCCCTGACATCCATGCGGCCTGTCATACACATTCGCCAGCCGGGAAAGCCTGGTCAACGTTCGGAAAACCACTTGACATCATCAGTCAAGATACTTGCAACTTTTGGGGAATGCAGGCGGTGTACAGGTCTTTTGGTGGTGTTGTTTTGGAAGCAGACGAAAGCCAAAAGATCGCGGAGTCTCTGGGTGAAAAGGGCCGCGTCATTGTCCTTCAGAATCATGGCCTGTTAACGACTGGAGACACGGTTGATGAGGCAGCGTATCTTTTCACGTTGATGGAGAAGTCATGCGAGGTTCAGATTATGGTGGAAAGCACAGGTCTCCCCAAGAATATCATTGGGGAAAAGGAGGCCGAGTTCACAGCCAAAGTTAATGCTGATCCA GAGACATTATACACGGAGTTTCAACCCGACTTTGAGTATGAAATCTGGAAGTCGCGTGGAGAGCTGTGTAAAGGAGAGTAA
- a CDS encoding flavin containing amine oxidoreductase codes for MTKLIETIDLSNTSAAYYAPATITRAGSLVHVSGLPGNTKDGKVPSDYDSQIHLALLNLRKVIIAAGSTVSNIASLTLYIVGYDASNRQHARHVQRFLGTHRPAMTLVPVQKLAVPGWLIEINAVVARPETPSVPRSLPSVQESVDVVIIGAGLAGLSAAHEVRRAGLSCVVLEARDRVGGKTWSQPMEDGRDNGVFDLGAAWINDTNQSRMYELAKRYGAELIEQNTNGNCVLQDFDGKCSPFPYGELPKFSESTRDHLAQIRDMAEADCQALDVFRPRDTSLDSLTFEAYLKSRGADNVALATATVWTRAMLGQEPKDISALYFLNYCKSGGGLLQMRSDRKDGGQYLRVRQGTQLFSKGLASSLPEGIVRLSSPVQAVVQNENRSVKVEAGGKVYSAQKVITTVPGPVLKSISFQPALPHTKLAWIESQTYEYYTKAMMEFSTPFWVEKGYCGLAQSFVGPASVIRDTSSPADKKFVLTCFMAGEPGKAWAATTTTERESSLLEQLSQLYGVENIRQLFKQMVFYEWVTDEFSGLGCPCTSLTPGVLDTLGGDGLREPYRDIHFAGTETAGEWKGYMEGAVRSGERAAVEVVKSLQGGLISRL; via the exons ATGACCAAACTCATCGAAACCATCGACCTCTCGAACACGTCTGCGGCGTACTACGCCCCAGCCACAATCACTCGTGCTGGTTCACTGGTGCACGTATCAGGCTTGCCCGGCAACACCAAAGATGGCAAGGTGCCGTCAGACTACGACTCCCAAATTCACCTCGCGCTGCTCAACCTACGCAAAGTCATCATAGCTGCCGGATCGACGGTATCCAACATTGCGAGTTTGACTCTCTACATTGTGGGCTACGATGCCTCTAACCGCCAACATGCCCGCCACGTCCAGCGGTTCCTGGGAACGCACCGCCCCGCAATGACACTCGTTCCCGTACAAAAATTGGCGGTGCCGGGCTGGCTGATCGAGATCAACGCCGTGGTCGCCCGACCAGAAACACCCTCAGTTCCTCGAAGCCTTCCATCGGTGCAGGAGAGTGTCGATGTTGTCATTATCGGTGCGGGATTGGCGGGTCTTTCTGCCGCTCATGAGGTCCGACGGGCTGGGCTAAGCTGCGTTGTGTTGGAGGCCCGAGATCGTGTGGGCGGCAAGACGTGGAGTCAACCGATGGAGGATGGCAGGGACAACGGCGTCTTCGACCTCGGCGCGGCGTGGATCAATGACACGAATCAAAGCAGGATGTATGAACTTGCGAAGAGATATGGCGCTGAGTTGATCGAGCAGAACACCAACGGTAACTGCGTTCTTCAAGATTTCGATGGCAAATGCAGCCCTTTCCCGTACGGGGAGCTGCCCAAG TTCAGTGAATCGACGCGCGATCATCTAGCTCAGATCAGGGACATGGCTGAAGCAGACTGCCAAGCCCTCGACGTTTTCAGACCACGGGACACATCTCTCGACTCTCTCACATTCGAGGCTTATCTCAAATCTCGAGGTGCCGATAATGTTGCTTTAGCCACAGCCACAGTCTGGACACGGGCCATGTTAGGCCAAGAGCCAAAGGACATCTCCGCACTGTACTTCCTGAACTATTGCAAGTCGGGCGGTGGGCTGCTGCAGATGCGATCGGATAGAAAAGATGGAGGACAGTATCTCCGGGTCCGCCAAGGCACGCAGCTCTTCTCTAAAGGGCTGGCTTCGTCATTGCCTGAAGGAATCGTCCGTCTCTCTAGCCCCGTTCAGGCTGTTGTACAGAACGAGAATCGCTCAGTTAAAGTCGAGGCCGGCGGTAAGGTCTACTCAGCGCAAAAGGTCATTACGACTGTACCTGGTCCCGTCCTCAAGTCGATTTCATTTCAGCCAGCGCTACCCCATACGAAGCTGGCCTGGATCGAGTCACAAACATACGAATACTACACGAAAGCTATGATGGAGTTCAGCACCCCGTTCTGGGTCGAGAAGGGATATTGCGGCTTGGCTCAATCTTTCGTCGGCCCTGCTTCTGTAATTCGTGACACGAGCAGTCCGGCAGACAAGAAGTTCGTACTGACGTGCTTCATGGCCGGCGAGCCTGGCAAGGCATGGGCGGCAACGACAACCACCGAGCGAGAGAGCAGCCTACTAGAGCAACTGAGTCAATTATATGGCGTTGAGAATATTCGTCAGCTCTTCAAGCAGATGGTATTCTACGAATGGGTCACCGATGAGTTTTCGGGATTGGGATGCCCTTGCACGTCACTCACTCCTGGAGTTCTTGACACGCTCGGTGGAGATGGGCTTCGGGAGCCGTATCGTGATATCCATTTCGCGGGAACAGAAACCGCAGGTGAATGGAAGGGATACATGGAGGGCGCTGTAAGAAGTGGAGAGCGGGCGGCTGTGGAGGTTGTGAAAAGCCTTCAAGGCGGTCTGATATCACGCCTCTAG
- a CDS encoding amidase: protein MAITTIPKGWRELAQVCIDIQKKSIPKEYELASDQIPPKDRQNVLDIPNESGILTTEEIRMTEQDASSLLGKYKSGQWTVKQVVAAFLKKTTMIHQLTNFATEILAEDALQKANELDAYFQKTGQLVGPLHGIPISVKEHIGMGGHITHAGFVSKITNIPLEDALSIQILKKAGAVIHVRTNQPQSLMHLDCNNNITGLTRNPRNLLCSPGGSSGGEGVSVGAKCSVIGVGTDIGGSIRIPAAFNGCYGLRPTALRVPNLGNFGITSGQESIRGVVGPLGQSVDDLELFMSAVLAAEPWDTETMLVPVPWRPVNPRKEITVGIMLDDGFVKPHPPVLRALRSAAEKLKQSGVKVVDWEPFDHQRGWEIVSSLYFPQGPKPYLDTFAESGEPVLPLTEHAFRFSKAEPLTVAENWNLNYRRETYRRDYHALMKHRGVDVILCPAYVGAGVLQGGAEYWNYTAIWNVLDQPAAILPSGLKVDKAIDKPEEGYTPRNDYDAREWKAYDADLFHDMPICLQLVGKHFQDEEVLQATKLVDRILKE, encoded by the exons ATGGCAATCACCACAATTCCAAAAGGCTGGCGGGAACTCGCACAAGTCTGTATCGACATCCAGAAGAAGTCAATTCCCAAGGAGTATGAGTTGGCAAGCGACCAAATACCTCCGAAAGATCGTCAAAATGTGCTTGATATCCCAAATGAGTCTGGAATTTTGACTACGGAGGAAATTCGGATGACTGAGCAGGATGCCTCGAGCTTGTTAGGAAAGTACAAGAGCGGCCAATGGACTGTAAAACAAGTTGTCGCCGCTTTTCTGAAGAAAACAACCATGATTCATCAATTG ACCAACTTTGCTACCGAGATTTTAGCAGAAGATGCCCTTCAGAAGGCCAACGAACTTGATGCGTACTTCCAAAAAACAGGCCAGCTGGTCGGCCCTCTTCATGGCATCCCGATATCAGTCAAG GAACACATCGGCATGGGTGGCCATATCACGCACGCAGGGTTTGTATCAAAGATCACAAACATCCCGCTTGAAGACGCTCTTTCCATCCAGATTTTGAAGAAGGCAGGAGCAGTTATTCATGTCAGAACGAATCAACCGCAGAGTCTCATG CATCTGGACTGCAATAATAATATCACCGGGCTAACTAGGAACCCACGCAACCTTCTTTGCTCGCCCGGAGGATCATCCGGTGGTGAAGGAGTATCAGTCGGCGCGAAATGCTCAGTGATTGGCGTGGGCACAGATATTGGCGGGAGTATACGCATCCCTGCCGCCTTCAATGGTTGTTATGGACTTCGACCGACGGCTCTGCGTGTGCCAAACCTTGGAAATTTTGGTATCACATCTGGACAAGAGAGTATCCGGGGTGTGGTTGGACCCTTGGGCCAGAGCGTTGATGATCTGGAATTGTTCATGAGTGCTGTTCTTGCAGCTGAACCGTGGGATACTGAGACTATGTTGGTTCCAGTGCCATGGAGACCTGTCAATCCCAGGAAAGAGATAACGGTGGGAATTATGTTGGACGATGG TTTCGTCAAACCACATCCGCCGGTCCTACGGGCTCTTCGTTCAGCCGCGGAAAAATTGAAACAGTCAGGTGTGAAAGTGGTAGACTGGGAACCCTTTGACCACCAGCGCGGCTGGGAAATAGTA TCCTCGTTGTATTTCCCCCAAGGGCCAAAGCCGTACCTCGACACATTCGCCGAAAGTGGCGAGCCGGTCCTCCCACTTACCGAGCATGCTTTCAGATTCTCAAAGGCCGAGCCACTTACAGTCGCAGAGAACTGGAACCTCAACTATAGAAGAGAGACATATCGACGAGACTATCATGCTCTGATGAAGCACAGAGGCGTCGATGTCATACTATGTCCTGCATACGTTGGTGCGGGTGTGTTGCAAGGCGGCGCCGAGTACTGGAATTACACGGCCATTTGGAACGTGCTAGACCAACCAGCAGCCATCTTGCCGAGCGGACTGAAGGTTGACAAAGCCATTGACAAGCCCGAAGAAGGTTACACGCCTCGGAATGACTATGATGCTAGAGAATGGAAGGCCT ATGATGCCGACCTTTTCCACGACATGCCAATTTGTTTACAGCTTGTCGGAAAACACTTCCAAGATGAAGAAGTGCTACAGGCAACTAAGCTGGTTGATCGCATCTTGAAGGAATAG
- a CDS encoding major facilitator superfamily transporter — translation MAHDTPAQTDGDGLPPGTTRLIDVDGSVISKHASGSDEADIILIPRPSEYPEDPLNWTKKRKWLATSCVLVYTVMIAIPSSAVYSVVTPIRKATGLSLSDINNGTGIMFLFYGWGCLIWQPFALQYGKRPAYLASLIANIIILATAPMCTTKHTYLANRILLGLFGAPVESWFAHQRPKYLALYGWGLSMTGKLAPMLSGFINVGMGWKWTLWWCSIFNGIALVYCFLFMEETNYDRPARPVEDSTSTGHATGVREQHNGSDADEKRTLPPTYTH, via the exons ATGGCTCACGACACCCCCGCTCAGACGGATGGCGATGGCCTGCCTCCTGGTACCACCAGACTTATCGACGTAGATGGCTCAGTCATCAGCAAACATGCTTCCGGATCCGATGAGGCGGACATCATTCTAATTCCCCGCCCGTCGGAATATCCCGAGGATCCGTTGAACTGGACCAAGAAGCGAAAATGGCTTGCGACATCTTGCGTCTTGGTTTACACCGTCATGATAGCGATTCCGAGTAGTGCTGTCTATTCTGTCGTCACCCCCATCAGAAAAGCAACTGGATTGTCGCTTTCAGATATCAACAATGGCACGGGAATCATG TTCCTGTTCTATGGCTGGGGTTGTCTGATCTGGCAACCGTTTGCGCTGCAGTACGGCAAGCGACCAGCGTATCTGGCGTCTCTTATCGCCAACATT ATCATCCTTGCTACCGCCCCGATGTGCACCACGAAACACACATATCTGGCTAATCGCATCCTGCTTGGGCTTTTTGGGGCCCCGGTTGAATCT TGGTTCGCGCACCAGCGCCCTAAATACCTTGCACTCTACGGGTGGGGTCTTTCAATGACGGGCAAGCTTGCTCCAATGCTTTCGGGCTTCATCAACGTGGGCATGGGTTGGAAATGGACTCTC TGGTGGTGTTCTATATTCAACGGCATTGCTCTCGTCTACTGCTTCCTTTTCATGGAGGAGACCAACTATGATCGTCCCGCGCGGCCTGTCGAAGACAGCACATCCACAGGTCATGCAACCGGAGTTCGAGAGCAGCACAACGGGAGCGATGCGGACGAGAA acggacccttccacctacctatacccactga
- a CDS encoding major facilitator superfamily transporter, with protein sequence TKRSNLPTCIPTSNKADEKNITNAKPVDTETGQMIYPRKTYIQKLSIKDKARPNRMLDIALSGLRGFTYPSVVYAGLMYGANNLVWSGVQNATAGTVYTTMYGFSTAGVAAAYAGGLLGTMVGGYYCGKVGRLLTIRLARRNNGISESEHSLWLFSASMFLVPFSMLLYGLGVTYHIHWMGLVISQFTLAINNALAVAGSLGYAIASYPQLSGDMITTCVIIRNTMSFAINYGITPWLNHMGYRDTYIIVAAIGFVWNASIFVMTKYGRTIRENSASRYWRHVAKAHAKGLSH encoded by the exons ACCAAAAGGTCTAACCTGCCTACTTGTATACCAACATCTAATAAGGCGGACGAGAAAAACATAACAAATGCCAAACCTGTTGATACCGAAACTGGGCAGATGATCTATCCTCGCAAGACTTATATCCAGAAGCTCAGTATCAAGGACAAGGCTAGGCCCAACCGCATGTTGGATATTGCACTTAGTGGACTTAGAGGTTTCACATACCCCTCAGTCGTTTACGCAGG TCTGATGTACGGTGCCAACAATTTAGTATGGTCGGGTGTGCAGAACGCTACGGCTGGTACTGTATACACCACGATGTACGGCTTCTCTACTGCCGGTGTAGCAGCGGCTTATGCCGGAGGCTTACTCGGTACTATGGTTGG AGGCTACTACTGCGGCAAGGTCGGTCGGCTGCTCACGATCCGCCTCGCCCGACGCAACAATGGAATCTCGGAGTCGGAACACTCCCTCTGGCTCTTCTCCGCATCAATGTTTCTGGTACCATTCAGCATGCTCCTATACGGCCTGGGTGTGACCTACCACATTCACTGGATGGGCCTCGTCATCTCCCAGTTCACCCTCGCCATCAACAACGCCCTTGCTGTGGCGGGATCACTCGGATATGCCATCGCGTCGTATCCGCAGCTTAGCGGTGACATGATCACCACATGCGTCATCATCCGCAACACCATGTCGTTTGCAATCAACTATGGAATCACTCCTTGGCTAAACCATATGGGATATCGCGATACCTACATTATCGTTGCCGCGATCGGATTCGTCTGGAATGCCAGTATCTTCGTCATGACCAAGTACGGTAGGACTATCAGAGAGAATAGTGCGAGCAGATACTGGCGTCATGTTGCCAAAGCGCATGCCAAAGGCCTCAGTCACTGA